A window of the Bacillus sp. A301a_S52 genome harbors these coding sequences:
- a CDS encoding cytochrome-c peroxidase, producing MLKHMKLITALSVTFVLLLACGDTENTATKEIDNSGTDVTNEQGEETVNSNAHDDDDPFSELISLFQPLGDMEIPEDNPMTEETIELGKTLFFDPRLSGDNSLSCASCHIPALGYGDGKPLFEGFDGVEGPRNTPTIINSGYYTSLFWDGRADSLESQALGPIESEIEMNQDLDKLVVQLSEIDGYVEKFENAFNDDITVENIGKALAAFQRTIVIDDTPFDAFLAGDYDALTEEEIKGMELFAGEASCITCHTGPNLSDDNFHNIGMETDDKGRYDVTGEDADVGAFRTPGLYGIDHRGPYMHNGSIETLEDVIDYYDRGGDDHPNKSALMQELNLTNDEKEALHAFLLALSGESPQVDVPPLPED from the coding sequence TTTGTTGGCATGCGGAGATACAGAGAACACCGCCACTAAAGAAATTGACAATTCAGGAACAGATGTGACGAATGAACAAGGTGAGGAAACGGTCAATTCAAACGCTCACGATGACGATGATCCCTTTAGCGAGTTGATTAGTTTGTTTCAACCATTAGGAGACATGGAAATTCCTGAAGATAACCCAATGACGGAAGAGACCATCGAACTCGGTAAAACGTTATTTTTTGATCCTCGGCTATCTGGAGATAATTCGTTAAGCTGTGCCTCCTGTCACATTCCGGCTCTCGGGTATGGAGATGGTAAGCCCCTTTTTGAAGGCTTCGATGGTGTTGAAGGCCCTAGAAATACCCCTACCATCATTAATTCAGGTTATTATACATCTCTGTTTTGGGATGGACGGGCAGATTCCTTAGAATCTCAAGCACTGGGACCTATTGAGTCTGAGATCGAAATGAATCAAGACTTAGATAAACTAGTCGTCCAGCTATCCGAAATTGATGGTTATGTGGAGAAGTTTGAAAACGCTTTTAATGATGACATTACAGTTGAAAACATAGGAAAAGCACTGGCAGCATTCCAACGAACCATCGTGATTGATGACACACCTTTTGATGCTTTTTTAGCTGGAGACTACGATGCCTTAACAGAGGAAGAAATTAAAGGTATGGAGCTTTTCGCTGGTGAAGCCTCATGCATAACATGTCACACAGGTCCAAATTTATCTGATGATAACTTCCATAATATCGGTATGGAAACAGATGATAAAGGGCGTTACGACGTGACTGGTGAAGACGCGGATGTTGGGGCATTCCGAACACCAGGCTTATACGGTATTGATCATCGCGGTCCCTACATGCATAACGGGAGCATTGAAACGTTGGAAGATGTAATAGACTATTATGATCGTGGAGGGGACGATCATCCTAATAAGAGTGCGTTAATGCAAGAGCTTAATTTAACAAATGACGAGAAAGAGGCTCTTCATGCGTTTTTATTAGCATTATCTGGCGAGAGCCCACAAGTTGATGTCCCTCCTCTTCCAGAAGATTAA